GGCTCTTCCATTTTTAAGCAATCAGCTCCCGCAATTCTGTAAGTGATAGCCGGTTGATCGCTTCCTCTAAGTTCAAGACCCCGCTCAGCAATCCCCTCTTATCCTTTTGCATGCGCAGGATACGTTCCTCAACAGTCTTACGCGCAATAAGCTTAATAGAAGTTACTGTGTGCTTTTGACCAATACGATATGCGCGAGCTGTAGCTTGCTCCTCGACTGCTGGATTCCACCAAGGATCAAAATGGATCACCGTATCCGCTGCAGTCAGGTTGAGTCCTACTCCGCCCGCTTTCAGGCTGATTAGAAAAACAGTTAACGAATAATCCTCTTGAAATCGGTTAACAACGTCCTCACGGTCCCGAGTAGATCCATCCAGCCTACAGTAGCGGATACTTTCCCTATCCAGAGCTAATGCTATAAGATCCAGCATGGAAGTAAACTGGCTAAAAACCAGCACACGATGGTTTCCGCCTATAACTTCTCGCATCAGCTCCAGAAGTGCCGTAATTTTTGTGGAGGATTCCATCCCATCTCCGGCCTCTGGATGGACCAGACGGAGATCACAACAGAGTTGTCTTAAACGTAATAGAGTAGTTAGGGATAGCAGGCGAGCCACATTAGGATTGGATTTTTTTATGAGGGTGTCGATTTTGCGCTGAGCAGCGAGTTGAAAGGCCATGTACGCGTCCTTTTGGGTCCTGCTTAGCTCCACCTCCACCACTCTTTCAATTTTGTCGGGGAGATCGTCTACAACCTCCTGCTTTAGCCGACGCAAAACGTAGGGTCGGACACGACGGCATAGACGACGCAGTACGTCGTCTTTCACAACCCCCTCAAGAAGAGGAGCTTCGTATCGATCCCTAAAAGACTGCAGCGGGCCTAGATACCCAGGAAGAAGAAAATGAAATAGAGCCCACAAATCACGTATGGAGTTTTCAATAGGGGTCCCGGTAAGGATAAACCTGCTCTTAGCGCGAAGGGAGTAAACTGCTTTTGCATTTTGACTCTCCGGACTCTTGATGTATTGACCCTCATCCAGAATAACGACAGAGAAAGCAATATCTCGATATTGATCTATGTCACGGCGTAAGAGCGCATAACTCGTTATGCCTAACCTGCACTCCGTAGTCTCTGAAAAAAATGCTGCCCGTTTTGGGCCGCATATGGTAGTGACCTTTTTTCCAGGGAAGAACTGTTTAGCCTCTCTTTCCCAGTTCCAAATTAAAGAGGATGGACAAACTACTAGTGCAGTTCCACCTACAACCTCCAACATAGCAAGTGTCTGTATTGTTTTCCCCAGTCCCATCTCATCAGCAAGGAGGCCACCGAGGCCAGCTCTTGAGCGATCCACAAGCCACTGTACTCCTCGAATTTGGTATGGGCGCAGTCGCCCCTTCATAGTCTCTAGGTTCCCCAAGCGGAATGTATCGGGAGATACGGTTGAAGCCATGCCGGACCATATCGCCGTACTATCCTGTAGATAGGGGGCAAACATCGCGGGAATGTGCCATACTCTACCCCTCTGAATTGGGTTACAATCCCGAAGCACCTCTTCTATATCAGTAAGTGCTGCTACATTGGCTACGGCTATACTGCCGCTTTTTAGATGGACGTAAGAACGTCCCTTCAAGAGGAGTTTCTGTATATCTGCCTGGGAAAAAGTGGCTTCTGTGCCAGCCTTGTAATGGATATGGAAATCCAACCAACCGTCTTCACGCTTGCAAATGGCAAACTGAGGCTCAATAGGCATAAGGTTCCCAGCAGCATGATTCCACCTCGTGCCTTCTGTGATTTTCCACTTACCGCGTAATCTGGGAAGACCTGTGGCACAAAAGTTGAGTATTGCATCCTCTCCATGGAGATGCATGTGTTCCCCTCTTCCATGTTCAAATCCCCAGTCGAGCAATTCTGTAAAAATGATGTCTTCTGCCACGGGATTCTGATAGTTAGGTTGTGAATAATGAAAACGGAGCTTGGCTTCCATGCAGCGGAGTGAGCCTTCAAGGAATAGCTGCACTTGCGGGGATTCACCTTTTTTTCCGCCCTCTCTATCCGGCAGACTGGAAAGAGAAGCAGAAGTTGGTAACGGAGTATCGGGGACCGATGGAAGTAGTGAGCTGAGCCCTATGGCTACTGAGTGTTCACAAATAATCCCATAGAGACGTGATTCCCTACAGGAACACAGGTTTTCTACATCAATAGAACTGCGGACTAGCAAACCGGAAAACAACCGCCTTCCGCAGATCTTAATTTTTCCCTTGAGTACCGGCGGTTCATAAGAAACTTCGCTGATCAGACCATCCACACATAGGCGTTTTGCCTTGAGGAACACTTGTGCTCCACTCATAGACATCAAAATTTTCTCCGTTAATTCCATGGGGCAGCAGTTATTTTTACTAGCCAGAGGGGCCACTCAGGACCATCTTCAGCTTGTGCCAAGAGGCGCACAGGCACCATACCTAGGTTCCTATGGCGGCTATATCCACTGTCCTGGAGTGGGTAGTTTTACGATGTTCAAAGACAAATATCCCCTGCCATCTTCCTAAAGCGAGCTTGCCACAGACAATTGGCAAAGCTTCACTTGTGCGGGTGAGTGCTGCGCGTAAATGACCAGTGGAATCGTCTGGCCCCTCTACTGTATGAACCAAATTCGGATTTTCTTCCGGTGCCATGCGATCAAAGTAGGAATGCAGGTCCTCTCTGGCAGTGGGATCAGCATTCTCGTAGGTTATTAAGCTGGCACTTGTATGCCGAATAAACACTACTGCCACTCCTGTCTGAATCAGCGATTGCCGTACGACCTCTTGAACCATTTGGGTAATCTCATAAGTCCCTTTTCCATGAGTAGGGACGATAATAAGCCGATGAAGAGCTATCATGAGCAGCACTGCATGCAGGGAGAGTACAACCCCTTAACCCCTTACCCCCCTTAACCCCTTACCCCTTTGGAGGGGGGGATAATCCATCCTAGTCCTAGGGGAAGCAATAGTGCCAGTCGTTCCTGGCGGGTGCAAGCAGGTAAGCAAAGAGACGGCCGACAAAACCCAGAAAACCCAGTAAAGTCCGGCCACAACTAACTAGTTAGCAACCAACTAGGGTCCCCACCCTGAAGGAGGTAGGAAAGTAAGTGCTGGAAATTGAGATTATTGCCGCCTTGCCGCCTAAATAATTGTTTCATACATCGGTCACACCTCCGCATCCAAGATACTTTTTCCCTTTTTCCTGCCCCCTACGTGGAAGCAGCTAACAAATAAAAAAACCGACCTTCGCAATATCTTCCTCCTTTTTTTCACCTTGTCAGCACGAAGGAATGAGGTTAGCGTCAGTGCGAGGTTGCGTTGATGAAACTTTGGTAGAGGAGGGAACGGCTATGCTTAAGGCGGAAAGTTCTGAGATAGAAGGACGGCTCCGGCTCCACCAGCGGGACACTGGTAGTGCGGACGTGCAGGTGGCCCTTCTTACGAAGCGGATTAGCCGTCTGACGGAGCATCTTAGGGGGCACAGGAAGGACTACTCCTGCCGAAGGGGTCTTACCAGGCTTGTGTCATGCCGCCGTCGTCTGCTAGAATACCTAAGGGACGTCTCCTTTGGGCGTTATCAGAATGTCAGAGAAAAGCTCCAGCTTAGAAAATAATAATAGGGAGTAAGGAATTTGTACTCTGTAACTCGTCAGATAGGAGAGGGCACGGTTACCGTTGAAACGGGTAAGATGGCAAAACTTTCCGATGGTGCGGTCACCGTTTGCTGTGGAGAGACTATCGTTCTCGTTTCTGCAGTCTCCTCGACTACCCTCAAGGAGGGGCAAGATTTTTTTCCCCTTACTGTAGACTACCGTGAAAAGGCGGCTGCGGCCGGTAAGTTTCCTGGGGGATACTTTAAAAGAGAGGGACGTCCCACTGAAAAGGAAACGTTGACCTCTAGAATGACTGACCGGCCCCTCCGCCCCCTTTTCCCAAAGGGGTACTTCTATGACACGCAGATCATCAGTCTTCTGTTGAGTGCTGATGGAGAAAATGATCCTGATATCCTTAGTATCAATGGTGCCTCTGCTGCGCTCGCCGTTTCTGACATTCCATTTGCTGGGCCGATAGGCGCCGTGCGCATAGGATACGTCTGCAGCAAGTTTGTTGTGAATCCCACTCATACACAACGCGCTCAGAGTGATTTAGACCTTGTTTATGTAGGAGACGGAAAAAATGTCATTATGATTGAAGGCACTGCGGAGGAGTTACCTGAGTCGAAGCTCATTGCAGCATTCCCAATCGCCTGCGAATACGTTGCTGCTTTAGTCGATGCTCAGAGAGAACTTCAGCGCCTTGCTGGAAAAGCTAAGCGCGTGGTGCCTCTACTTACCGTATGTGATGCCCTATCGGAGACTGTCTATCAAGTGGCTGGTAGTCGAATCGAGGCAGCCCTCTATACCTCTGGTAAGCAAGCTAGGGAAAGGGCCATTGGGGCCTTAAGAGAGGAGGTGAGAACTGCTGTGCTTGCAAAATATCCTCAGGCAACTCTTTTTGACGTTACTCAG
This DNA window, taken from Candidatus Xiphinematobacter sp., encodes the following:
- a CDS encoding DEAD/DEAH box helicase, which translates into the protein MELTEKILMSMSGAQVFLKAKRLCVDGLISEVSYEPPVLKGKIKICGRRLFSGLLVRSSIDVENLCSCRESRLYGIICEHSVAIGLSSLLPSVPDTPLPTSASLSSLPDREGGKKGESPQVQLFLEGSLRCMEAKLRFHYSQPNYQNPVAEDIIFTELLDWGFEHGRGEHMHLHGEDAILNFCATGLPRLRGKWKITEGTRWNHAAGNLMPIEPQFAICKREDGWLDFHIHYKAGTEATFSQADIQKLLLKGRSYVHLKSGSIAVANVAALTDIEEVLRDCNPIQRGRVWHIPAMFAPYLQDSTAIWSGMASTVSPDTFRLGNLETMKGRLRPYQIRGVQWLVDRSRAGLGGLLADEMGLGKTIQTLAMLEVVGGTALVVCPSSLIWNWEREAKQFFPGKKVTTICGPKRAAFFSETTECRLGITSYALLRRDIDQYRDIAFSVVILDEGQYIKSPESQNAKAVYSLRAKSRFILTGTPIENSIRDLWALFHFLLPGYLGPLQSFRDRYEAPLLEGVVKDDVLRRLCRRVRPYVLRRLKQEVVDDLPDKIERVVEVELSRTQKDAYMAFQLAAQRKIDTLIKKSNPNVARLLSLTTLLRLRQLCCDLRLVHPEAGDGMESSTKITALLELMREVIGGNHRVLVFSQFTSMLDLIALALDRESIRYCRLDGSTRDREDVVNRFQEDYSLTVFLISLKAGGVGLNLTAADTVIHFDPWWNPAVEEQATARAYRIGQKHTVTSIKLIARKTVEERILRMQKDKRGLLSGVLNLEEAINRLSLTELRELIA
- a CDS encoding YjbQ family protein produces the protein MIALHRLIIVPTHGKGTYEITQMVQEVVRQSLIQTGVAVVFIRHTSASLITYENADPTAREDLHSYFDRMAPEENPNLVHTVEGPDDSTGHLRAALTRTSEALPIVCGKLALGRWQGIFVFEHRKTTHSRTVDIAAIGT
- the rpsO gene encoding 30S ribosomal protein S15; this encodes MLKAESSEIEGRLRLHQRDTGSADVQVALLTKRISRLTEHLRGHRKDYSCRRGLTRLVSCRRRLLEYLRDVSFGRYQNVREKLQLRK